From Cytobacillus sp. IB215665, the proteins below share one genomic window:
- a CDS encoding methyl-accepting chemotaxis protein: MGEKKKRYKFGLRLKLVLFITTVALITYSTSAICIYYFYDFVNGYFALSEETFTIITLVLGIFWSSILAYLVAGLITKPLQKLEAVAMNAANGQINEDVPVKKADDEIRSLSIAFNKMLKSLREMVHNIEDNFANTNNKVIEISAATNSASVQAENIAHTIEEISKGADSSAVAVQSTAESVDDVLMLAKEVQDKAVASEHLSKEMVNRLNDSKVVIHSLVSGIQSLAENNQQSLNAVGRLEENANKVENIISLVGDIAEQTNLLALNASIEAARAGEHGKGFAVVAEEVRKLADESGTAVQGITELIKNIQLEVQNVVQQITDQVNVANNEANKGSETNQAIAEMTESVNEVVEAVKYITKYVMRQMDSINHTAVQSQEVAAIAEQTSAGAEEVAASTNEQALVIENIDKLATELSGQADNLKKTIQQFNC, encoded by the coding sequence ATGGGAGAGAAGAAGAAACGGTATAAATTTGGTTTAAGACTTAAGCTAGTATTGTTTATTACCACTGTAGCGTTAATTACATACTCTACTTCAGCGATCTGCATCTATTATTTTTATGATTTCGTTAATGGTTACTTTGCGTTAAGTGAAGAAACTTTTACGATCATTACTTTAGTGTTAGGGATCTTTTGGTCTAGTATATTGGCATATTTAGTTGCAGGGTTGATAACTAAACCATTACAAAAATTAGAAGCGGTTGCAATGAATGCAGCGAATGGCCAAATTAATGAAGATGTTCCTGTGAAAAAAGCGGATGATGAGATTCGATCATTATCTATTGCATTTAATAAGATGCTAAAGAGTTTAAGAGAAATGGTACATAATATTGAAGATAATTTTGCAAATACAAATAACAAAGTGATAGAAATATCAGCTGCTACAAATTCAGCATCGGTACAAGCTGAGAACATTGCTCACACGATCGAGGAGATCTCTAAAGGAGCAGATAGTTCAGCTGTTGCTGTTCAAAGTACAGCAGAATCTGTTGATGATGTGCTGATGTTGGCGAAAGAAGTACAAGATAAAGCAGTAGCATCTGAACACCTTTCTAAAGAGATGGTTAACCGCTTAAATGATAGTAAAGTAGTTATACATTCTCTCGTTTCAGGAATTCAAAGTTTAGCGGAAAATAATCAACAATCTTTAAATGCGGTTGGTAGATTAGAAGAGAATGCAAATAAAGTAGAGAATATTATTTCATTAGTTGGCGATATTGCAGAGCAGACGAATTTGTTAGCGTTGAATGCATCGATAGAAGCTGCTCGTGCAGGGGAGCATGGGAAAGGATTTGCCGTTGTAGCAGAAGAGGTTCGTAAGCTTGCGGATGAGAGTGGAACAGCCGTCCAAGGAATAACTGAGTTAATTAAAAATATTCAGCTTGAGGTTCAGAATGTCGTTCAACAAATTACAGATCAAGTAAATGTAGCAAATAACGAGGCAAATAAAGGATCAGAGACAAACCAAGCCATCGCAGAAATGACTGAATCAGTAAATGAAGTGGTTGAAGCGGTCAAATATATTACTAAATACGTGATGCGTCAGATGGATAGTATTAATCATACTGCTGTACAATCACAAGAAGTCGCTGCAATAGCTGAGCAAACATCAGCAGGAGCAGAAGAAGTAGCAGCCTCTACGAACGAACAGGCATTAGTTATTGAAAATATTGATAAACTTGCAACTGAATTATCTGGACAAGCTGATAACTTGAAAAAAACGATACAACAATTTAATTGTTAA
- a CDS encoding YfiT family bacillithiol transferase yields the protein MEDLRYPIGKPKLDDKLSKEQLDLWISQIEKTPLMLQQAAKGLSEEQLNTAYRPEGWTVRQVVHHVSDAHINGFIRFKWTLTENEPHIKAYDQQGFAQLHDSSSAPIDLSLDLLTALHKKWVVLLRSLQPSDLEKQFIHPDSGVVKLKTAIGIYAWHGRHHIAHITSLIERKGWNK from the coding sequence ATGGAAGATTTACGATACCCGATAGGTAAACCTAAGCTAGACGATAAATTATCCAAAGAACAACTAGACCTATGGATCAGTCAAATAGAAAAAACACCTTTAATGCTTCAACAAGCTGCAAAAGGTTTATCGGAAGAACAGTTAAATACCGCGTATCGGCCAGAGGGATGGACGGTGAGACAGGTTGTACATCATGTTTCAGATGCCCATATCAATGGTTTTATACGATTTAAGTGGACGCTGACTGAAAATGAGCCACATATTAAAGCTTATGATCAACAAGGATTTGCACAGTTACACGATTCCTCATCAGCACCGATTGATTTATCACTAGATCTATTAACAGCTCTACATAAAAAATGGGTAGTATTATTGCGCTCATTACAACCTAGCGATTTAGAAAAGCAGTTTATTCATCCAGATTCAGGAGTAGTTAAATTAAAAACAGCTATTGGTATATATGCTTGGCATGGGCGACATCATATCGCTCACATTACAAGTTTAATAGAAAGAAAAGGTTGGAATAAATAA
- the rpiB gene encoding ribose 5-phosphate isomerase B — MKIAIASDHGGVNIREEIKGLMEEMNIDYVDLGCECGESVDYPDYALPVAEKVVSGEVDRGILICGTGIGMSIAANKVKGIRCALVHDLFSAKATREHNNSNILAMGERVIGPGLAREIAKVWLTTDFEGGRHENRVNKITEYEK; from the coding sequence ATGAAAATAGCAATTGCATCAGATCATGGTGGAGTAAATATTCGTGAAGAAATTAAAGGCTTAATGGAAGAGATGAACATAGATTATGTTGATCTAGGCTGTGAATGTGGCGAATCAGTTGATTACCCTGATTATGCACTTCCAGTTGCGGAGAAAGTAGTGAGTGGAGAGGTTGATAGAGGTATATTAATATGTGGTACTGGGATCGGGATGAGTATTGCGGCTAACAAGGTGAAAGGAATTCGATGTGCTCTTGTTCATGACTTATTCAGCGCTAAAGCAACGCGTGAACATAATAATAGCAATATTTTGGCTATGGGTGAGCGAGTAATAGGCCCTGGACTAGCAAGAGAGATTGCAAAAGTTTGGTTGACTACTGACTTTGAAGGTGGACGACACGAGAATCGAGTTAACAAAATTACTGAATACGAAAAATAA
- a CDS encoding TIGR01440 family protein, which produces MSAEILKWQQQLHMILSEFQQIASLGNQQLLVVGCSTSEILGERIGTSGTMEVAEMVVKECMALKEMYGLQIAFQCCEHLNRALVVERQTALEKQLTEVTVTPIRSAGGSVPTYAYHHFADPVVVEFIKADAGIDIGDTFIGMHIKHVAVPVRCSINQVGHAHVTLAKSRPKLIGGERAVYASNKENKQC; this is translated from the coding sequence ATGAGTGCTGAAATATTAAAATGGCAGCAGCAATTACATATGATTTTAAGTGAGTTCCAACAAATTGCATCGCTAGGGAATCAACAGCTGTTAGTCGTTGGTTGCAGTACGAGTGAAATCTTAGGTGAACGAATTGGAACATCTGGTACGATGGAAGTTGCAGAGATGGTCGTAAAAGAATGTATGGCGTTAAAAGAGATGTATGGTTTACAAATTGCATTTCAATGCTGCGAACATTTGAACAGGGCGTTAGTTGTGGAAAGGCAAACAGCACTAGAAAAACAGCTCACAGAAGTGACAGTAACACCTATTCGTTCTGCAGGTGGATCGGTACCTACATATGCTTATCACCATTTCGCTGATCCGGTTGTTGTAGAGTTTATAAAAGCAGATGCTGGTATTGATATCGGTGATACTTTTATCGGGATGCATATTAAACATGTGGCTGTTCCAGTTCGGTGCTCCATCAATCAAGTTGGACATGCTCATGTAACCCTTGCTAAATCAAGACCAAAGCTTATCGGTGGTGAACGAGCTGTTTATGCGAGTAACAAAGAAAATAAACAATGTTAA
- a CDS encoding DUF2621 family protein, producing MEWENDAKELYEELLKLIPVFARPMAKKGIERRILEISDNKISMDEVIRGYVMAAPGNMKGRVIDVLKAKNIDLTPYKDIMG from the coding sequence ATGGAATGGGAAAATGATGCAAAAGAACTATATGAGGAGTTACTTAAGCTAATTCCAGTTTTTGCGCGACCAATGGCTAAAAAGGGAATTGAAAGAAGAATCCTTGAAATATCAGATAATAAAATATCAATGGATGAAGTTATAAGAGGGTATGTTATGGCAGCACCTGGAAACATGAAGGGGCGTGTCATTGATGTGTTAAAAGCCAAAAACATCGACCTTACCCCGTACAAGGATATAATGGGATAG